From Piscinibacter gummiphilus:
CCTCTCGCCCTTCAAGCGCCTGGGCGCACGGGTGACGGCGGCCAACGTCGCCTTCGACGACCACCCCGACGAGAAACGCTTCCGCGACCGCATCGAGACCGTGACGGTCGACTCGGTGTTCTCGTGGCTCGTGAGAACTGGCATGGGAAACCCCGTGCAAGTCATGCGCTGAGCCTGCGTGCGCGCCTGCACAATCGCCCACCATGTCTGTCGTCCGCTCCCCTTTCTTCATCGCCACCACCGCGTCGGCACTGGTGCTCGGCGCCGCCGCGCTGATGGCGCGCCCCGCACCCACCGAGTCTCCGCTTGCCCGCCTGAAAGACGCCTGCGCCTCGAAAGACGTCACCCTGCGTGGCGAGCCACACCGCCTGCTGGCGATGTGCACCCGCAGCGCCCGCGAGTCGGCCCCCAACGACCCCGGCCGCATCGACCTCTACCTGCTCAAGCGCGATGCCGAAGGCTGGCAGCCGGTCGCGCAGCAGCTGGGCCTGGAAAGCGGTCAGATGGGCCGGCCCGGCGAGGTCAACGTGCTGCAGCTCGGCGCGAACCTCTACGGCTTCGAGATCAGCGAAACCTCGGTGAGCCAGGGTTACCTGCTGGGCGGCACCCGCCTGTATGTGCCGCGCGAGGCGGGCTTCCAGGTCGCGCTCGACATCACCTCCACCGTGCGCAACACCGGCACCCACGAGTGCGCCCATGCCACGCCCGCGGTGTGCAGCGATTTCTCGCGCCGCCTGAAGCTCGAGGTACGCGAGGGCGCGGCGGCCTACCCGCTGCGCATCACGAGCCTTGGCCATTTCCGCGGCGCGCCGGTGTCGGCCACGCACGTGCTGAGCTTCGATGCCAAACGCGCGCAGTACAAGCTGCCGGCCGGCTTCGAAGCGCAAGTCGAATAACGATCGCGAGGGATCTCCTTGAGCAGCCACGACCACCCCAACCAGTTCGCGCTGCTCAAGCAGCGCCGCTTCGCGCCCTTCTTCTGGACGCAGTTTCTCGGCGCCGGGAACGACAACCTCTTCAAGTTCGCGCTCACGGTGATGGTGACCTACCAGATCCAGGTGAGCTGGCTGCCACCGTCGCTCGCGGGCCTGGTGATCGGGGCGCTCTTCATCCTGCCCTTCCTGCTCTTTTCGGCCACCAGCGGGCAGCTGACCGACAAGCACGACAAGACCGCCATGATCCGCTTCGTGAAGTGGTTCGAGATCGCCGTGATGGCGATCGCGGCTTGGGGCTTCATGAGCGTCAACATCCCGGTGCTCCTGGCCTGCGTGTTCCTCATGGGCCTGCACTCCACGCTCTTCGGGCCGGTGAAGTTCGCCTACATGCCGCAGCACCTCAACGAGCGTGAACTGACGGGCGGCAACGGCATGGTCGAGATGGGCACCTTCGTGGCCATCCTGATCGGCAACGTGGTGGGCGGGCTGCTCGTCGCGGTGCCGCAGGTCGGGCCGACCTACATCGCCTGGGCCTGCGTCGGCCTCGCCGTGCTCGGCCGTGTGCTCGCACAGGCCGTGCCGCCCACGCCGGCCACCGACCCCGGCCTCAAGATCAACTGGAACCCCTTCACCGAAACCTGGCGCAACCTGAAGCTTGCGCACGAGAACGTGGCCGTGTTCCGCTCGCTGCTGGGCATCTCGTGGATGTGGTTCTTCGGCGCGGTGTTCCTCGCGCAGTTCCCCTCGTTCGCGAAAGAGGTGCTGCATGGCGACGAGCACGTGGCCTCGATGCTGCTCGTGGTGTTTTCCATCGGCATCGGCATCGGCTCGCTGATGTGCGAGATGCTGTCGCGCCGGCATGTGGAGATCGGCCTCGTGCCGCTGGGTGCGATCGGCATGAGCGTGTTCGCGATCGACCTCTACTTCGCCTCGCGCGGCCTGCCGCCGAGCGCGCCGCTCACGGTGAGCGCGTTCTTCGCCCAGCCCGCCCACTGGCGTGTGATGGCCGACCTGCTGCTGCTCTCGCTCTTCGCCGGCATCTACAGCGTGCCGATGTATGCGCTGATCCAGTTGCGCTCGAAGCCCACGCACCGCGCCCGCATCATCGCGGCCAACAACATCCTGAACGCGCTCTTCATGATCGTGAGCTCGATCGGCGTGGGCGTGCTGCTGGCGCTCAAGTTCACCATCCCGCAGGTGTTCCTCATCGTCGGTCTGCTCAACGCGGTGGTGGCGTTCTACATCTTCATGCTGGTGCCCGAGTACCTGCTGCGCTTCGTGGCCTTCCTCGCCACGCGCCTGGCCTACCGCTTCCGGGTGAAGGGCGACGAGCACATCCCGACCGAGGGCGCCGCCATCCTGGTGTGCAACCACGTGAGCTTCGTCGATGCGGTGCTCTTGATGGCCGCGAGCCCGCGCCCCATCGTCTTCATCATGGACCACCGCATCTTCCAGATCCCGGTGCTGGGGTGGATGTTCAGGCTGGCGAAGGCGATCCCGATCGCGTCGCAAAAGGAAGACCCGGCCACCTACGAGCAGGCCTTCGTGCGCGCCCGCCAGGTGCTCGCCGAGGGCGACCTGCTGTGCATCTTCCCCGAAGGCGCGATCACCCGGGACGGCCAGCTCGCCGAATTCAAGGGCGGCATCATGAAGATCCTCGAGACGAACCCGGTGCCGGTGGTGCCGATGGCGCTGCAGAACCTGTGGGGCTCCTTCTTCTCGCGCATCGGCGGCAACGCGATGACCCAGCCCTTCCGCCGCGGCTTCTGCAGCCGCGTGGGCCTGCTGGCCGGCCCGGCCGTGCCGGCGGCGCAGGTGTCGCCCGCGCTGCTCCGGGAGCGGGTGGCCGCGCTGCTGGCCGAGCCACTTCCCGGCGTGCCGGCCGGCGTACCCCGCCCCGCCTAAAATCGCCGGCTTCCCCCAGCCCAACAGCGAGTACCCTGTGGCCGCCACCATCCTCCAGAAACTCCCCGCCGGCGAACGTGTCGGCATCGCCTTCTCGGGCGGCCTCGACACCAGCGCTGCCGTGCACTGGATGCGCAAGAAGGGCGCCACGCCCTGCGCCTACACCGCCAACCTCGGCCAGCCCGACGAGAGCGACTACGAAGACATTCCCCGCAAGGCCAAGGCCTACGGTGCCGACATCGCCCGCCTGGTCGACTGCCGCGCGCAGCTCGTGGCCGAAGGCATCGCCGCCATCCAGAGCGGCGCCTTCCACATCAGCACGGGCGGTGCGACCTACTTCAACACCACGCCGCTCGGGCGTGCCGTCACCGGCACCGCGCTCGTGGTGGCGATGAAGGAAGACAACGTCCACATCTGGGGCGACGGCAGCACCTACAAGGGCAACGACATCGAGCGCTTCTACCGCTACGGCCTGCTCGCCAACCCGGCCCTGCGCATCTACAAGCCCTGGCTCGACCAGACCTTCATCGACGAGCTCGGCGGCCGCAAGGAGATGAGCGAGTTCCTCATCGCCAACGGCTTCGACTACAAGATGAGCGTGGAGAAGGCCTACTCGACCGACTCCAACATGCTGGGCGCCACGCACGAGGCGAAAGACCTGGAGTTCCTCGACAAGGGCCTGCACATCGTCAACCCGATCATGGGCGTGGCCTTCTGGAAGGACGACGTGGTGGTGAAGGCCGAGCGTGTCTCGGTCGCCTTCGAGGAAGGCCGCCCCGTCTCGATCAACGGCGTGCGTTTCGGCAGCGCCGTCGCGCTCTTCGAAGAAGCCAACAAGGCCGGCGGCCGCCACGGCCTGGGCATGAGCGATCAGATCGAGAACCGCATCATCGAGGCCAAGAGCCGCGGCATCTACGAAGCCCCGGGCATGGCGCTGCTGCACATCGCCTACGAGCGCCTGGTGACCGGCATCCATAACGAAGACACCATCGAGCAGTACCGCAGCAACGGCCGCAAGCTCGGCCGCCTGCTGTACCAGGGCCGCTGGTTCGACTCGCAGGCCATGATGCTGCGCGAGAGCGCCCAGCGCTGGATCGCCAAGGCCATCACCGGCGAGGTGACGCTGGAGCTGCGCCGCGGCAAC
This genomic window contains:
- a CDS encoding MFS transporter — encoded protein: MSSHDHPNQFALLKQRRFAPFFWTQFLGAGNDNLFKFALTVMVTYQIQVSWLPPSLAGLVIGALFILPFLLFSATSGQLTDKHDKTAMIRFVKWFEIAVMAIAAWGFMSVNIPVLLACVFLMGLHSTLFGPVKFAYMPQHLNERELTGGNGMVEMGTFVAILIGNVVGGLLVAVPQVGPTYIAWACVGLAVLGRVLAQAVPPTPATDPGLKINWNPFTETWRNLKLAHENVAVFRSLLGISWMWFFGAVFLAQFPSFAKEVLHGDEHVASMLLVVFSIGIGIGSLMCEMLSRRHVEIGLVPLGAIGMSVFAIDLYFASRGLPPSAPLTVSAFFAQPAHWRVMADLLLLSLFAGIYSVPMYALIQLRSKPTHRARIIAANNILNALFMIVSSIGVGVLLALKFTIPQVFLIVGLLNAVVAFYIFMLVPEYLLRFVAFLATRLAYRFRVKGDEHIPTEGAAILVCNHVSFVDAVLLMAASPRPIVFIMDHRIFQIPVLGWMFRLAKAIPIASQKEDPATYEQAFVRARQVLAEGDLLCIFPEGAITRDGQLAEFKGGIMKILETNPVPVVPMALQNLWGSFFSRIGGNAMTQPFRRGFCSRVGLLAGPAVPAAQVSPALLRERVAALLAEPLPGVPAGVPRPA
- the argG gene encoding argininosuccinate synthase; this translates as MAATILQKLPAGERVGIAFSGGLDTSAAVHWMRKKGATPCAYTANLGQPDESDYEDIPRKAKAYGADIARLVDCRAQLVAEGIAAIQSGAFHISTGGATYFNTTPLGRAVTGTALVVAMKEDNVHIWGDGSTYKGNDIERFYRYGLLANPALRIYKPWLDQTFIDELGGRKEMSEFLIANGFDYKMSVEKAYSTDSNMLGATHEAKDLEFLDKGLHIVNPIMGVAFWKDDVVVKAERVSVAFEEGRPVSINGVRFGSAVALFEEANKAGGRHGLGMSDQIENRIIEAKSRGIYEAPGMALLHIAYERLVTGIHNEDTIEQYRSNGRKLGRLLYQGRWFDSQAMMLRESAQRWIAKAITGEVTLELRRGNDYSIMNTVSPNLTYAPERLSMEKVEGAFQPIDRIGQLTMRNLDIADTRQKLGIYSATGLLGDQSEGSLPLLTGDKPTA